The following are encoded together in the Astyanax mexicanus isolate ESR-SI-001 chromosome 8, AstMex3_surface, whole genome shotgun sequence genome:
- the si:dkey-19b23.8 gene encoding uncharacterized protein si:dkey-19b23.8 encodes MKDLGGKSHLGSSLEKGEKGLFHPKSPHLCQNSLTMSLASFQLMQTLKNSPAVLRRHFRRDRTESLSHGDPIFKVHYLGTKKIFSLDLEQAEDAIDRLLDGAPGKLNKDHALVVRPRYVEVKELSTGRQLTKTFLHDIAYCASHTARPNVFLYICRQPGQQLQCRVFWCSREERAKDMTACLANSFQRALNDWQDGCATLAKAEGVAKEDEPLSNSNVPKVSTLPASLGKVRWKKKGSVSRSPLRSITRRGSGSDSWH; translated from the exons ATGAAAG ATCTTGGGGGTAAATCCCACTTGGGAAGTTCACTGGAAAAAGGGGAAAAGGGTCTCTTTCATCCTAAAAGCCCCCATCTCTGCCAGAATTCTCTCACCATGTCTCTGGCCTCCTTCCAATTGATGCAGACCCTAAAGAACTCTCCTGCAGTGCTCCGCCGGCACTTCCGACGGGACCGAACAGAGAGCCTGTCACATGGTGACCCCATCTTTAAGGTGCACTACTTGGGTACCAAGAAGATCTTCTCGTTGGACTTAGAACAGGCAGAGGATGCCATCGACCGGCTCTTGGACGGTGCACCTGGGAAGCTGAACAAGGACCATGCTCTGGTGGTGCGGCCACGCTACGTGGAAGTCAAAGAGCTGAGCACAGGCAGGCAGCTCACCAAGACTTTCCTGCATGACATTGCGTACTGTGCTTCACACACAGCGCGGCCCAACGTGTTCCTCTATATCTGCCGGCAGCCGGGTCAGCAGCTGCAGTGCAGGGTGTTTTGGTGTAGCCGGGAGGAAAGGGCTAAGGACATGACTGCCTGCCTGGCAAATTCATTTCAGAGGGCGCTAAATGATTGGCAGGACGGGTGTGCCACGCTGGCGAAGGCAGAAGGTGTAGCTAAGGAGGACGAGCCGCTCAGCAACTCCAATGTGCCCAAAGTGTCGACACTGCCAGCCAGTCTAGGAAAAG TCCGTTGGAAGAAGAAGGGCTCTGTGTCCCGCAGTCCTCTAAGATCCATCACCAGACGAGGATCAGGAAGTGACAGCTGGCACTGA